A genomic window from Verrucomicrobiia bacterium includes:
- a CDS encoding outer membrane protein transport protein has translation MTTTGNMVQGVPTPGSSLRTSRGKVLFGATVLSLAALVSSRGTARADGFRLPNQDPEAIARGNAFVATADNPSAIYYNPAGITQLEGQNVSAGLYVISTGGKFEGANGATAETDRGFTEVPQFYYVNSLTNYPISFGVGVYVPYGLGIDYRDPSFRNVAQNGNLLYATINPVIAWKINPQLSIAAGPTINYSKVQFNQGVVADPDRLHLVGDDYDLGFNAGVHYQPFKMWSFGVNYHSETTMDYKGHSTVSGTSFLGPFAFDGSNPLSAKVRFPQYAVGGISFRPTENWNIEFDLDWTDWSETKQISVNGNLGASGAPIPSLPLNYRSSFMYDFGVTRKFGKGWFVSVGYIYSENSSPDANYTPIIPDSDLHLFNAGFGHHGEHWGWAFSYTVAVNPSRQVANSSYGPSVDGDYRTINNAFNGSVSYKF, from the coding sequence ATGACTACTACCGGAAATATGGTCCAAGGCGTTCCCACTCCTGGCTCCTCACTGCGCACGTCGCGCGGCAAGGTCCTGTTTGGCGCCACTGTCCTGTCTCTTGCCGCGCTCGTCTCGTCTCGTGGCACAGCCCGTGCCGACGGATTCCGCCTCCCCAATCAGGACCCGGAAGCCATTGCCCGCGGCAACGCCTTCGTCGCCACCGCCGATAATCCCTCCGCTATTTATTATAACCCTGCCGGCATTACCCAACTTGAAGGCCAGAATGTCAGCGCCGGATTGTATGTGATTTCCACGGGCGGCAAATTTGAAGGAGCCAATGGTGCTACGGCCGAAACCGATCGCGGCTTTACCGAAGTTCCCCAATTTTATTACGTCAATTCCTTAACCAACTATCCCATCTCTTTCGGCGTCGGCGTGTATGTCCCTTACGGTTTGGGCATTGATTATCGCGATCCCTCGTTCCGCAATGTGGCCCAGAACGGCAACTTGCTCTACGCCACGATCAACCCGGTCATCGCCTGGAAAATCAATCCTCAGCTTTCCATCGCCGCCGGCCCCACGATCAATTATTCCAAAGTCCAATTCAACCAGGGTGTAGTAGCCGATCCGGATCGTTTGCATCTTGTCGGTGACGATTACGATTTGGGTTTCAACGCCGGCGTCCATTATCAACCGTTCAAGATGTGGTCGTTCGGCGTGAATTATCACTCTGAGACGACGATGGATTACAAAGGGCACTCGACCGTCAGCGGCACTTCGTTTCTTGGACCGTTCGCATTTGATGGCTCGAATCCCCTGAGCGCCAAAGTTCGTTTCCCGCAATACGCCGTCGGTGGTATTTCGTTCCGGCCGACTGAAAATTGGAATATCGAATTCGACCTCGATTGGACCGACTGGTCCGAAACCAAGCAAATCAGCGTCAACGGAAACCTTGGTGCATCGGGCGCACCCATTCCTTCGCTGCCGCTGAATTATCGGTCGAGCTTCATGTATGATTTCGGCGTGACGCGCAAATTCGGCAAAGGCTGGTTCGTCAGCGTCGGCTACATCTATAGCGAGAATTCGAGCCCCGACGCGAATTACACTCCCATCATCCCGGATAGCGATTTGCACCTGTTCAACGCCGGTTTCGGCCATCACGGCGAACATTGGGGTTGGGCGTTCTCCTATACGGTTGCTGTAAATCCGAGCCGCCAGGTCGCCAACAGTTCTTACGGGCCGTCCGTGGATGGCGATTACCGCACCATCAACAACGCATTCAACGGCTCCGTCAGCTACAAATTTTAG
- a CDS encoding ATP-binding protein, with product MPINPQPANADDRNDGLDFVSVLRDCLDCAVICFDERQAITAFNPQAEQLTGLKSTQALGKSFDLLPASLQPLIAETFSTGQAISERRILFRDQKRGDLAIQVSTTPTRAPGGGTSVTVVLNDISTVRKWEANMRRLDRLHSMGTLSASMAHEVKNAFVAVRTFVDLLLEKNRDADLADIVRLEMNRIDSIVGQMLKFSGPAKPTISSVHLHFVLNKSLLLIQHLLDEKKIKMTRAFNAADDLVAGDADQIEQALLNLFFNALDAMDDNGRLEVSTDILPGETTLEGLAPLPGGHFLRLIIQDSGSGISDENMERLFEPFFTTKPDGTGLGLAITRRIIQEHRGLISVRSEPNKGTAFTILLPASVNN from the coding sequence ATGCCGATAAATCCTCAACCAGCTAACGCGGATGACCGTAACGACGGTCTGGATTTCGTAAGTGTCCTCCGCGATTGCTTAGATTGTGCCGTGATTTGTTTCGACGAACGGCAGGCTATCACCGCGTTCAATCCCCAGGCGGAACAACTCACCGGATTGAAATCCACCCAGGCGCTGGGAAAAAGTTTTGACCTGCTGCCCGCCTCCCTGCAACCGCTCATTGCCGAAACTTTTTCCACCGGCCAGGCCATCAGCGAACGCCGCATCCTTTTCCGCGACCAAAAGCGCGGCGACCTCGCCATCCAGGTCAGCACCACACCCACGCGCGCGCCCGGCGGCGGCACGAGCGTCACCGTCGTGCTCAATGATATTTCGACCGTTCGCAAGTGGGAAGCCAACATGCGCCGCCTCGACCGCCTGCACAGCATGGGCACACTTTCCGCCAGCATGGCGCACGAAGTAAAAAATGCCTTCGTCGCCGTCCGCACGTTCGTGGATCTGTTGCTGGAAAAAAATCGCGATGCCGACCTCGCCGACATCGTGCGGCTGGAAATGAACCGCATTGATTCCATCGTCGGCCAGATGCTCAAATTCTCCGGCCCCGCCAAGCCCACGATTTCCTCGGTTCATCTGCACTTCGTCCTGAACAAGTCGCTCCTGCTCATCCAGCATTTGCTCGACGAAAAGAAAATCAAAATGACGCGCGCTTTCAATGCCGCGGATGACCTCGTCGCCGGTGACGCCGACCAGATCGAACAAGCCTTGCTGAATCTTTTCTTCAACGCGCTCGACGCGATGGATGACAATGGGCGGCTCGAAGTTTCCACGGACATTTTACCGGGTGAAACCACGCTCGAAGGCTTGGCGCCGCTGCCCGGGGGCCATTTTCTGCGCCTCATCATCCAGGACAGCGGCAGCGGCATTTCGGACGAAAACATGGAGCGCCTGTTCGAGCCGTTTTTCACCACCAAGCCCGATGGCACCGGCCTCGGCCTCGCCATCACGCGCCGCATCATCCAGGAACACCGCGGCCTGATCTCGGTCCGCAGCGAGCCGAACAAAGGCACCGCCTTCACCATTCTTTTGCCGGCCAGCGTGAATAACTGA
- a CDS encoding metallophosphoesterase has product MPRSYQVAILSDIHYACAAEQALGNDYEIREVANPALRLFIKTYRRHIWLREPLGQNVRLDEFIARAGSPDWVIANGDYNCDTAFVGLSDDNSLQSARECLGKLREKFSPNFRATLGDHEFGKLSFFGGRGGMRLESFRRAREELGLQTFWQVTLGNYVLMGVTSSLIALPLFGPDILPDELPEWRRLASEHLAEIGEAFAALQPHQRVLLFCHDPSALPFLSREKAVREKLSQVEQTIVGHLHSNLIYRNSRVLAGIPPIRFLGSTARRMSTALSEARHWRPFKVRLCPSLAGIELLKDGGYYTVELDDDAVRPARFQFHHLKR; this is encoded by the coding sequence ATGCCTCGCAGTTATCAGGTCGCCATTCTCAGTGACATCCATTATGCCTGCGCCGCTGAACAGGCTCTCGGCAACGATTACGAAATCCGCGAAGTCGCCAATCCCGCGTTGCGCCTGTTCATCAAAACCTATCGCCGCCATATCTGGTTGCGCGAACCGCTCGGCCAAAATGTGCGGCTCGATGAATTTATCGCGCGCGCCGGTTCGCCGGACTGGGTCATCGCCAACGGGGATTATAATTGCGACACCGCCTTCGTCGGCTTGAGCGACGACAATTCGCTGCAAAGCGCCCGCGAATGCCTCGGCAAACTTCGCGAAAAATTCTCGCCAAATTTTCGCGCCACTCTCGGCGATCACGAATTCGGCAAACTCAGTTTTTTTGGTGGACGCGGCGGCATGCGGTTAGAAAGTTTTCGCCGGGCGCGTGAGGAACTCGGTCTTCAAACTTTCTGGCAGGTCACGCTGGGGAATTACGTTTTGATGGGAGTGACGTCTTCGCTCATTGCGCTGCCGCTGTTTGGTCCCGATATTTTACCAGACGAATTGCCGGAATGGAGGCGTCTTGCCAGTGAGCACCTCGCCGAAATTGGCGAAGCGTTTGCCGCTCTTCAACCGCACCAGCGCGTGCTGCTTTTTTGTCACGATCCGTCGGCGCTGCCTTTTCTCTCGCGCGAAAAAGCTGTTCGCGAAAAACTTTCTCAAGTCGAACAAACCATCGTCGGCCACTTGCACTCGAATCTGATCTATCGCAACAGCCGCGTGCTCGCGGGCATTCCGCCGATTCGTTTTCTGGGTTCGACCGCCAGGCGCATGAGCACCGCTCTTTCCGAAGCGCGGCATTGGCGTCCGTTCAAGGTGCGCCTGTGCCCATCGCTCGCGGGAATTGAATTATTGAAGGACGGCGGCTATTACACCGTTGAATTGGATGACGACGCCGTTCGTCCGGCGCGTTTCCAATTCCATCATCTGAAACGCTGA